The Pecten maximus chromosome 10, xPecMax1.1, whole genome shotgun sequence region ATCTACTTTAATTTGGTTGTGCTCTAAATTATGAGTGTTTCAAATCAAGTGCGTGTATAGTATCTCCGCGTGTGTATGGTTTCATGTATAAGAGTCCAGGTGTTCCGGAATCATATGCGTCCCTCTCTATGcagatctaggtcaaatcttGGTCGTATCACGTTCTCGAAGTAAGAACCACATATATCAAAACGTCAATATCAAAACAGAATTATATTTGTAGTGGctaatattgttattttcatttatttactcTTTTATTGACAATGACACATACACATATGACTCTTTTAAGCGTtgcatgtatataaatataaacaaaaaatatccgTGTGATTTCTAAGATGTAACAGGGACTGGACTATGCGGAGTGACCCCTCATCTATCTACACACTTCTGGTGAAAAGGAAAGGTTGGTGAGGAAGATTCGGAAGTACTTCGTTGACCTAATGTGATATCTAAGCCAACGTGCCAACACCAAAACCATGGGGTCCGAAATTCTTTGCATAACATCCTGaaattacaaaaacaattatacattttttaaaaatctaatgTTCATAAAAACAAGAAGAGATTGCCAACATTTAAGTAAAATTCTTCGTTTGTAATGGTCGTGTTCAGGGTTCGAAATGCACGTATTCTACATACTGATTTATTACTACCATATTATACCTATATGCtgtcaatcaatatttttaGTATTGTGTAAttgtttgaaagaaaaaaaagacatacATATCTAAGTTGTTGTTAGTTACATCCATTTcgttttgatatttatataaaatcttcAACCTTACAAGTTAGCAGGTCGAATACCAAACAATTGACCTATTTGATAGCAGTTTTATTTTGATGCCATTACAGTTTTCCCATAATGTGATGTCCTATGCCACGCTGTTTACAGTAACAGTGAATGATGTAATTTTTCACATGTAAGCTAACCATGGATAATATTACACACACGTTTCAATGTCGGTTATCAATACGTCATCTACCGATGTTTAATTTCTTTTAGAAAACATTCAGGATATTTATTTCGTAGGAATGATGATACCAcctagagttatttccccttaaaACAAGCAATCTAATAAACCTGGATTGCGTGTATTGTATTGGCGTTAATTACTGATACTGAACCTTGACCTTCACGACGAGTTTACTGACCTTTGCAGTAGATATCTCCTTCGTGTTCCGACATAGTGTTGTAGTCGATACTCTTGTTGCACGTTTTGCATTTGGAACAGCCTTTATGAAATGGCTgtgaataaatagataaataaataaataaataaataagataaataaataaataaataaatataaataaataaataaatatatcagaCGTCGTGAACGCAAATAATTCCAAAGATGACATCAAAACAACCATAGACAGACGTAAAACAAGAATAGACAGGTGTATATCGTAAATCGCTATTCATATGGTATATacctttacatatatattattcttTAATTGCGTAACCTCATAGCACTCGCATATCAGATAAACTTTCGAATTCCATCACTTCTTCCATTGGAAATGTTCGATACTCACTATGCTGATGCCTATGGCTTTCTCGTTATCGTAAACCGTCTTTCCACACCTAGGACAATGGGGCCCTGGGCCGCTAGTGGAACCTCCAACGTGAGCATCAGTAGGCTTGTTACTGAAAACAGGAGTCAAAATCTGTTTCATATAATTACTTAAACGAAAAATTGTCAATTGTCTAacgcatacatatatataagttattatCAGTTGAAAAGGCTTGGAATTTCTGTTGGGTTACTTAAATCCTTATCAACTTATCTTACGGATATGCATTTGTTCCAACTTGTCAGTGAAGATGGTAATATTGGTAGAGTCTAAATAATTCTTAATTGTTTTTACACGGATATGTTAGTAACCCCTGCACgtgtaaaatatcataatatcaaTATGTACACTACACCAACAGTAAACTAATAACTAGGAAAAGACCGAAGAGTAGTCTTATTTTAGAACATGCCAATGCTGATATAAaaaggtgctgttgcaggaATGCTCTAAAACCGCCCACGAAGGAAATCGATCCTTTACCTAATGCCCGGATagacaatgtatgtacaatacctaGTCGTGAGAAAACCTCTCAATGACAAACAGAAATACCACTTATGGGTCTGTGAAAAGCACAGGTATGCTTGAAAACGAAAAAGCTTATGGGTCAAGTGGAAAATAACATCTTGttccatatgtatttttcatagctttactggaaaatatagtCGATTTCAAGAAATCGCTGTGGGCGGttctgcaacagcacctttgCAAACCAAATGTTTTCTCAGTAACCAATTattctgattttttttgttgattttttttttgttgaagtttttgtgtgttatgttgtttttctttctgtttatataataattatatttttacaattttcgTGGGGAAAACATTACGGTTAAATATAATGGCGCTAAGTAATGTTTCTATAtgcaacctgtctataacgtgGTATCTGGATGTGCTACTTTAACATTACGCTAATCTGCTCAAATTTGTTATTGCGCTAAAATTTCAGTACGCAAAAATAGGTTTATTCACAGTACGCACCTCATTTCACCCTTCTTAACACCGTGTTGGGCGCCGGTTTCCGTGCTGAGAGCACCAGCTCCACCTCCGAATCCGTACCCCTTAGGACCAAAGCTCTTTCCATGGCAGGTTTTACAGTAAACTAATCCGTCATGGGCGGCTACAGTGGTGCTGTCCAGCATCTTGTTGCAAACACCTGCAGCAACATCAAAGTAGAactaatagatatattatctatCAATTAATCTGGTATGCTTACTAATATGCTTCATTCTGTTCTACATTCAACAACTTGTcgaatttaaatttaaaattaagttTAACTTGTCAAAGGATTTCGTCATTGTATTAATTGTCCCCATTTAGATATCCAAATGGGCTAAGTTAAGATTCCAAACATGTACGCTCCCCTCTAGATTTCGACACGTTTGGCCCAAACGTTAAACCCCTACAAACAAACCTGTTCTGCATGTATGACTAACTTCATATCAAAAAGAGCGTTTGTGTCATCACTGTGTCCTTTTTGAAGATCAGACTGTTAGCGTGTGCCATCATAACTATACGGTATATTACGTCCTAAAACCTTTCTATTTGTATATGAACCGACAGTTCGCTGTCCTCTAGAGAATACCAATCAAAAGACCTCTTTTAATTGACTCGTTGGGATTTGCGTAATCATCGGAGTACAAATGTAATATGATACAAGTGTATTTCAACTGAGATTCTCGATAGCTAGACAGGGAAGCATGCCTCTACCCCTGGTAGAGTTGTTCTCGTGTTTCTTCCAAATGTCTCCCTTAACACTGCCTCACCTCTTCACTCTCtcgttgagcgttcgcccctgtcaCGAATGACTTTGGTTTCGTCCCCAGGCCTTGACATATCAAAGACATTCAAATGGTACATCACGTTCCCTGCTAGACGCTCAGCAATGAAAATGATGCGCTAGGATTCCTAACTGGCTTATCCCAGTGTCATTATAACAGACCAGGCGAGATGTCTCATTGATGGCGACAGCACATGTCGGAGAAACTATACTTGAAAGCGGTCCTACATTGGACCCAATTGAGGTCAGCAAAATTTTGTTAATGAACACATTTtaggattttaaacaataagaAGCAACCAACATTATTATGGTATTTCACGCTTACATGCAAACAGAAAGGTCGAGGTATAAGAGTCGAGGTATAAGAATGATATTAAGGGCTGCATTGTGTACCTTACATCACTTTTAGTCTTCTTTGAGTTCCCATTTATAGGACAGAGAAGACGAATGGTATATTCTCTGCTGGGGGTACCATGTCtgtcatatgataaaaaaatccGGATTGTAACTCCTTACTCACCACATGTAAAGCAGAACTTGTGCCATTTTTGTCCTGCTCCAATCCTCTCTTCAGCAGCATACACAGACTTTCCACACTTTGGGCACTTGGCCTGGACGGGAGGTTTGAACGGCATGGTACTATTCTATGGGGTAACTATCTGTAACACAAGAAAGACTGATCACATATTTATCTAAGTTTATTGAGGCATGCATTAGGCAACTTCAAGGgctaaatattgtaacaatctTAGCTATTGTAAGGTCAATTAGGCATGCAGAGTGCAACTTAAGAATGCAGTCTGCATTACGGGGATATCGCTTAAATGTTGTCAAGATGTCTTAATTCAAAGACAATACATTTCTAGcagatatatttgtaatatagaGGATGTCTAACAGTgtattcagtaataccaaatatgtttcaCCAGTTGggttgatattttgatatttttcacgggtgcacagcacgagtgaaaaatatcaaaatattagatacacgagtgaaatgtatttggtattaatAAAGATTCTTTTagatattatgtttattacatttttatagtaaaatatacAGGTCAGTTATTCATTTCaaccattgtcgtttgtaagctgTGTTTAAATTAGTCAAATCggaaaaaaagtgatatttttatccCTTTCATAGAATCAATGATTGGCGATATTTCACTGGAAAAGATGCAATAAatgagatatgttatatataacataaaccaAAATATCTATGAAAGCAAATGACAATAACGACGAATTAACAAGAATTGAATTTGAATTCGCGATTGTATCTTCTTCAGTATTAACGCGAAAATGgaataaaccaaataaaatttaaaacgaaaaaaaaaagaataaaaccGTCAATCAAAGAACGAACCGAAGCATGGTAAAATACAAGAGCTTTGGAAAACCAAGGTGAACTGTTTCATATGTTCCAAAAGGAGAACAAAGCACATggcaaaatatatcaaatatgcaATTACTTATATAGTCAATTAGCCACCATTTTGGTCTTCTTGATTCCAGAAACAGGTATATTGATTTCAATGAGAATAATGATAAAAAGTTCTGTGTCATTCCCTGCATTAGAGTCAATAAAGGCGTGGCTTTAAGtgtgtaatggccattacagtTTAAATCTAGATTGAATCTGGCATTACGACAAAGCCCGTCCATATACGAGTGGATAATGGTCTATATGTAAGATGATTACAGTCGGTTTCTAACATTAATCATCATCTCAAGACATATTAAAAGGTTCAATTAGAATCCAAGACATGCAATATATTAATCACCGATAGCCTGTAGAAGGTGGTTATCCCATCAGcatattaaaaatgataaataaaaaccGAGACAGAAAGGCTGAAGTGAGCGTTGATGATGCGTGACCGTTATGTTTCCAGTGCAAGTCTCTGATATGCAAATCTTAGTTGCACTAATATGATCTGGAGTCATTATCAATCAAGCAATGTGCTTTACACAAATTGCTTTAATTAGCGATTGTTTCGATAAACAAGCTCTAAGTTTGACCTTAGTGTATTGTCAAAAATGATCTTCCTAGattatgtaacattttacaaaGTGGTCCACAGTGTTAGGTTTGAAACACTGTAGAAAAGGGCATTAAAGTTGAACAGTCTGGAGGGCATTACAGcggattttattttttaatttttttcttacgttttttaataaatataaatagcaACCAAAACCGGACATGAATAATCACCAGAGTGTATTTTCATTTAATCATTGGTAAAAAGTGTTATCTTATCTTCGAACAGGAAAGCTCTTAAAACAGTAAACAGGCTAGGCAAATTTGTTAcatgatttaaatgttttagAAAGCGTGTCATTCTATCATATAGCGCCATCTAATGGTTTAGAGAAAATAAGAAAGGACTCAAATACACTAATATTGACAGCGCAACCACAAAACAGCAAACTGAGAGacagcaaatattgcaaaaacaGCGTCTTTTTATGTAGCAAGccagaaaatgtttaaaagaaaatgtatacCATTACAACTTATCAGATAAGTTCATTTTCAAAGATTGAAAAGAACAACGAAACTGGATGAAAATCAAACATGTCTGTTCTATTCTGTTGTAAATTAATGAAACTTCATCACTAGTTCGGAGATGCGAGGTTGCCTACATTGTACCAGAGTATCTGTCTGCCAAACTTCCTTAACATATTTCAGTGTATTACTCATCGCTCAGAATCATCTTCAAGTGTTCCAGCAGACGTTACACAGACCAATAACATCAGCACGTGCAAAGTGCGCGTGCCAAACAATCGCCGGGTTATCGCGgcctgtacatgtgtatacataacAATATACTCACAAGAAACCACTCGAGGTGATTCCATAacgttatttaaaaaaaaacagattatCGGCTATCTTATTAGCTAGTTTATCGGTTAGTTTTACCTCCAGCAGATGACATTTCGGACCACATAAGTATATTTCCATGTCATGTCTGCTGCAACTGGTGATAGGTATTTTGTAAGTTGTAATCAGTAAAAGGCATGTTGTAGTGCACTACGGTAGCTGTTTGCGAATAATGAACGCATTCCCGAATTACCGTCGACGCAGCAGTAAAGATGGAATCTGTATAGTATTATCGCGAGTTTGTTACGGATCGAAATTGCATCTAAAGAGGCATATTTTCTTAAGTGGCTTGTTAATATCCGAGTAATTGCTACTCACCAGGTTGGCGAGGAATTTCTTCTTCACCTATTTTTGGTGTCTCGTAACTGCTCTTATAACTATATTAAACCTCTTTAATTTTTATGATGCATATTTTACCCCCTAAAATCCAGAGTAATTTTTCTACCGGGTGTTTTCCCACTGAACATCTCGACCGGTTCGTCATCTATCTGGGGTATTCCGAATGTATTATAGTTGATCTATTTAACTTTCTAAAACTGTTAAATACATGTTAATACACGCCTAATCTTTGAAAATGAATCAAGCTTACTATGTATACGCCAAACATTAAAAGATTACGCAAAATTTACATAGATGTAGTTTAAAACACTTAATACTGAGTAAACAGAGCACTTCAACCGTCCTAACCCTTGAGCAAATGTGACAAACAACAGGTGGCCAGAACGTACAATTCGGAACTGTAACAGGGGGAAGTCCAATGTCAAACCTCCAAACATTGATCCAGCGCAACTATAAATACTCACACACAATACTATCATTAGGGCAATTGAGACTGTTCAAGTATCCAAAAAGGTCTCTCAACCCCAAACACAGACACGTGTAATAACCTAGCAACCATAGATATCCGTCCTTTCGATAACGTGAGTTTTAAGCTTGTGAGACAATTTTCTGAGGTACAGTGTACCGTTCCATTTATCTACAACAATTGCATGTACGTTCAAAATTTTTGGTTGCAatgaaatcatatatttttgtttcaattaGCGACCAATATAggtgtgtatacatatactacgagggctgattgaaaAGTTGTGAGCTTCGTTTCAAAGGATATGAATATTTCCGGGCATATTGTATTACTTTTTAACAtattcagtatctatacacttttgcccAGCGGtatttaagggcctcaatggCACTTTTATAGAACTTCTTTTCTTGGCTTTTCAGAAAGTCATTCACTACTTCATCGTTATAAACTagccaaatgagaccagtccgTGGGTAGATGGCCCTATATaatcagagaatagtaggacttaaaaagaacatccttgagtacctccttcaatacgaggctcacaacttgTCAATCAGCTCTCGTATATTATATGTGCTCTATTACTGGTCGTTAAGAGAATTAGACCATATGTTACGGAAGggtaaacgtcttctgcttcaaGGTCAGGATAACATTGGGGTAGTGACAACGTGACACGTCAGGAATTCAGCAGACATAATTAACATACTTTGATACATTTTAGCACACAGAACCAAACACGCCACAGATTACATTTATCGTCATCGAACTTTTCTGCTCAGGAACATTTGTGGTTAGATTTGTCAGAAACTTGATACTACACTGTATTCAACCAATATCTTATAGATACAGACAATTAAACGTGAAGTGTGAAACCTAATTCCAGAAATATAGACAATTATTTTACAActattgtgaaacaagttatttcaacttacatgtatatcaaaagcATCTGTGTTACAGTACCACTGAGCCATCTGACCACCTTAACTCGATGATTAAGGTGTGAATAAATTGTATGAAAGTTTTAACAATCTGGTAAGCCAGACTGTATTTATCCAATCAGCTGGTTGCATTTTGATGCAAGATTTTATTCACGAAAGCCGAAATGCAGAGGCTGTGTCAGTCCTGAACAATATATCTTAAACAATCCCATGTGTTTATTTCACGGTCGACAGCTAACAAATAGAGTAAAGACTATTTTTTGGGATTTGTTATAAACTATCATTAATAATATTACTAACTATATAATTGCAAATGTACAGTGATTCTAAGTGATGAGTCTCGTGGAAATTCTTGTATATCGTACTTTGTTCTATACCCagataattaaaacaatttattagtTCTAATTATTTCATGTAATGTGTCTATAAAGCCAGAGATTGGCATCAATTTCATTTACTATTGGTTGAACACGTTACGTATGTCTTTAAGCTGTGTACAAAATATCGACATCTTGGCATATTACTACAATGATTATTAgcagtacacatatacattgaGTTTTTGTTCTAAAATACAGTCTACATACTAGACCATGTCAAGGAAGGTCGGGCAACTTTGAACGCGCGGCCTGATTTTAACAGTAGAAAGCAGATTAATGTCAAAATCGAAACATATAGGTATCTTAAGTATTTTAATGAgatacaattttgaatatttcatatatcaaTATCCCCTAACGGAACAGAGCATCCCCCAACCACAACCCGCATACCCACTCCACGATTCAGCTTCAGTCAGATATTGCGGTCAAATTTGAATAAAGCAGACCTTATGTATCAAATGTTCATGAACCTCCAAAATTTAAAAGTCCATGAAAAAAGAAAGATTTCTAAGATATCGTAGACAAAAATATATGACCGATAATAAATCATCTAAAACGCACAATTTATAGCACGATTAGCGATCAGACTTGCAGTAACCTGAGAAATTGCAAAAATGGACTGCATTTCATGTCATACTTTTTTGTACATTAGCAGATGGTAAAGGCTGTATCGAAAGCCTGTATCGAAAATTCGTCTAATTCTTAGAATGTGGTAAGTAGCCAAAGTTATAGGGTTCGTTTGTGTACAGTATTGTCAGCTTAAACAGCCTCAGTAAAAGATATTGATTATGTAACAAATTCCCTGAattacaaaaacagaaattatgTAACTATACTGAAAAAATATATGCCATTCATACGACCTACAGGTACTAGCAtttaacaacaatattttcTGACCAAATCTGTTGAAAAGAGGAATTTACAAAATTCATTTTAGGCGGGGTAAAGCTTAAGAAGCTTGACAGGATTGGTGTATTAGTTTATGATCACATATGTTCTCGAGGAGAAAAATACCTCCCGGAAATTGGAAGAGTGGATATAAAGATGAGAACAATATACTTTCCTTATTGTATAAATCATATTACATGAAAGAATACCCGACTTGAATCAATTGTTCTATAAGCGTTTATGTTTTACGTCAAAAACATCAAAGGAAAAGGGAATtgcaaatatcaatatcaatagggctgatggtggtggtgggggtTATAAAAAATGATGTGTATTATCTTTTATTATAACACTTAAGATTAAGACCCCCACTCTGCGACTTTCGAGCGGAATTTTTCGGTTTTACAAACGGGGAACTGCACcctacaggtagggcgtaagaattgtacctgctgccccaattgcatgatcgtaagaggcgactaaatttggaatcttatctttcctcttctttcttaacaacttttttttcttcctaatgtctcccttgacaatgcctcacttttggtcttcagttgaacgttagcccctgtgaggaaggctttgggttctgtgtCTTGGCCGATACATAACAAGAGTCTttgaaaatggtagttgctactcctgcttagcgctcagcatatttggagtgggacgactggttcgccaattgtcagtataatgtgaccggttgagGTGTCCTGCTGAACTTAAAAcggggtaaatatgtttttgtagCTCGTGACGAAACTTACcaggtatatatttattttattttttgccCTCAAAATGCTTTCTTTCGTTAAGTTAGGGATCGCGTTCAAAGTTATCTGACTTTCCGTGACATGTGCGAGCA contains the following coding sequences:
- the LOC117335725 gene encoding cysteine and glycine-rich protein 2-like, producing MPFKPPVQAKCPKCGKSVYAAEERIGAGQKWHKFCFTCGVCNKMLDSTTVAAHDGLVYCKTCHGKSFGPKGYGFGGGAGALSTETGAQHGVKKGEMSNKPTDAHVGGSTSGPGPHCPRCGKTVYDNEKAIGISIPFHKGCSKCKTCNKSIDYNTMSEHEGDIYCKGCYAKNFGPHGFGVGTLA